One Nostoc punctiforme PCC 73102 DNA window includes the following coding sequences:
- a CDS encoding glycoside hydrolase family 10 protein, producing the protein MTTQFWEKSIGINATLTNLLLNPVRRCLLLCRSKLRKASDGVAASRQTSPFIHQGWWLLRKRLLPLLFLISFVAVLLLNSFAPAIAQLPPQPRQEIRGVWLSSNDFSVFRNRSKVQAAMSQLRQLNFNTVYPVVWNDGYTHYPSAIMQKMGIPFFFKGVDGQDVIADIISQAHSQGLLAIPWFEFGFMVPLSSELASQHPDWLTQMRDGTQTSTNAAAEVAWLNPFHPEVQKFITELVMEVITQYDADGIQFDDHTGLPVDFGYDKYTISLYTQETGNPPPPNPQAQAWIKWRADKITAFMVDLYQTVKSRKPNAIFSVAPDYYNFAYKLYLQDWLNWVRLGIVDELVMQVYRKDLESFITQITRPEILETQQIIPTGIGITAGLRNSPVALPQIQSQVQAAQQRGLGISFFYYESLWDIAPEPAAQRQSAFAALFPNPALRDISQNPPRKPTFDTISLPLYTKPSLGQRVRGYFLEMAIANGQPKRILLDTGSAGLRVPKEFLGNAPIRRTGQNIKEILSDGTILEGELVYTNIRFGLLPATEPVPVQVVTSRQCTAQKPNCSAKNGVPFSGIIGVNYFEKSLPYNPLRKLPGNLSNGFIVTGNGGNNNNGSLILGLTADNQAGFKMAPWNKQSKINDVPGNRWDSQVSKVCLTIAGSSAKNLCNGKMIADTGTINGLTEFKSASTAGKLKPGVLRSANAVKVAINGIFDYSLTPGTRDGFNRWNLSISPQSEVPTFVNTGIAFFDKYDVLFDQVNGRQGFRSRR; encoded by the coding sequence ATGACAACTCAGTTTTGGGAAAAAAGCATAGGAATTAATGCGACTCTAACCAACTTACTATTAAACCCCGTGCGTAGATGCTTACTTTTATGCCGCAGCAAGTTACGTAAAGCGTCTGATGGAGTTGCGGCTAGTCGCCAAACATCGCCTTTCATTCATCAAGGTTGGTGGCTTTTAAGGAAGCGTCTGCTGCCATTATTATTTTTGATCTCATTCGTTGCGGTATTACTACTCAACAGCTTTGCCCCTGCTATTGCCCAACTTCCTCCTCAACCTCGTCAGGAAATTCGGGGGGTGTGGCTCAGTAGTAACGATTTTAGCGTTTTCAGAAATCGCTCCAAGGTACAAGCAGCTATGAGCCAACTGCGGCAACTAAACTTTAACACTGTTTATCCCGTAGTTTGGAACGATGGCTATACACATTACCCCAGTGCCATCATGCAAAAAATGGGTATTCCCTTCTTCTTCAAGGGAGTAGATGGACAAGATGTAATTGCAGACATTATTAGCCAAGCCCACAGCCAAGGGCTACTAGCAATACCCTGGTTTGAATTTGGTTTCATGGTTCCCCTAAGTTCCGAGCTCGCATCGCAGCATCCAGATTGGCTAACGCAAATGCGGGATGGGACTCAAACTTCAACTAATGCTGCGGCTGAAGTAGCGTGGTTAAATCCCTTTCACCCCGAAGTGCAAAAGTTTATCACCGAACTTGTTATGGAAGTTATCACTCAATACGATGCTGATGGCATTCAATTTGACGACCATACGGGTTTACCTGTAGATTTTGGTTACGATAAGTACACGATTAGTCTATATACTCAAGAAACTGGCAATCCTCCTCCACCCAATCCCCAAGCTCAAGCATGGATAAAATGGCGGGCAGATAAAATTACTGCATTCATGGTAGACCTCTACCAAACTGTGAAATCCCGAAAACCGAATGCCATTTTCTCAGTTGCTCCCGATTATTATAATTTCGCCTACAAGCTATACCTGCAAGACTGGCTTAACTGGGTAAGGTTGGGTATTGTTGATGAGTTGGTTATGCAGGTATACCGTAAAGATTTGGAAAGTTTTATCACTCAAATTACCCGCCCAGAAATTTTAGAAACCCAACAAATCATCCCAACTGGTATCGGTATTACGGCGGGGTTACGAAATAGCCCAGTTGCCTTACCACAAATTCAATCTCAGGTGCAAGCAGCGCAACAACGCGGTTTAGGTATTAGCTTTTTTTACTACGAAAGCCTTTGGGATATTGCGCCTGAACCAGCAGCGCAAAGACAGTCAGCATTTGCAGCTCTTTTTCCAAACCCAGCGTTGCGCGATATCTCGCAAAATCCACCCCGCAAGCCAACTTTTGATACCATATCCTTACCTTTGTACACAAAACCTTCCCTCGGTCAACGTGTTCGCGGCTATTTTCTAGAAATGGCGATCGCAAATGGTCAACCAAAACGTATCTTATTAGATACAGGTTCAGCAGGGCTGCGAGTTCCCAAAGAGTTTTTAGGTAATGCTCCTATCCGCAGAACGGGACAAAATATCAAGGAGATATTAAGTGATGGTACTATCCTTGAGGGAGAATTAGTTTATACTAACATCCGATTTGGTTTGCTTCCCGCCACAGAACCCGTTCCGGTACAGGTTGTTACCAGTCGTCAATGTACTGCCCAAAAGCCTAATTGTTCAGCAAAGAATGGTGTGCCATTTTCCGGTATTATCGGTGTCAACTATTTTGAGAAGTCACTTCCCTATAATCCATTGAGAAAATTACCAGGCAATTTGAGTAACGGATTTATTGTTACGGGAAATGGTGGTAATAACAATAATGGCAGCCTAATTCTCGGTTTAACTGCTGATAATCAAGCAGGTTTCAAAATGGCTCCTTGGAATAAACAAAGCAAAATTAATGATGTACCTGGTAACAGATGGGACTCTCAAGTGAGCAAAGTTTGTTTAACTATTGCTGGGAGTTCTGCTAAAAATCTTTGTAATGGCAAAATGATTGCTGATACTGGAACTATTAATGGTTTGACTGAATTCAAATCAGCTTCTACAGCAGGTAAGCTCAAACCAGGAGTATTACGTTCAGCGAATGCTGTAAAAGTAGCAATTAATGGCATTTTTGATTACAGCTTGACACCAGGAACCCGCGACGGATTTAATCGCTGGAATTTAAGTATTTCGCCACAATCAGAAGTTCCTACATTTGTAAATACTGGCATCGCCTTTTTTGATAAATACGATGTCCTCTTTGACCAAGTTAATGGAAGACAGGGTTTTCGCAGTCGCCGGTAA
- a CDS encoding class I SAM-dependent methyltransferase: MMTVNQIIGDSQNQINANFGKRFFAWIMAQSSSTYNKIVSDRKRSLFANLQGKVLEIGPGTGPNLPYYPKDIHWIGIEPNPHMHSYLQKQAKKLGLNIDLRIGNAEWLDAEDNSIDTVVSTLVLCSVPNIDYTLQAILRVLKPGGRFLFIEHVAAPQGTVLRQVQSAIRPTWQVIGDGCHPDRETLIALENAGFASINYERFDAQLPIVSPHIIGVATN; the protein is encoded by the coding sequence ATGATGACTGTAAACCAAATTATTGGAGATTCACAAAATCAGATTAATGCCAACTTTGGTAAACGTTTCTTTGCCTGGATAATGGCTCAAAGTAGCAGCACGTATAATAAAATCGTCAGCGATCGCAAACGTTCTCTTTTTGCAAATCTCCAAGGTAAAGTGTTAGAAATCGGTCCAGGAACAGGCCCTAACTTACCCTACTACCCTAAAGATATCCACTGGATAGGAATCGAGCCAAACCCACACATGCACTCCTATCTTCAAAAACAAGCTAAAAAACTAGGCTTAAATATCGACCTCAGAATTGGTAATGCTGAATGGTTAGATGCTGAAGATAACAGCATAGATACTGTTGTTAGTACCTTAGTTTTGTGTTCGGTGCCGAATATAGATTATACATTACAGGCAATTTTAAGAGTACTCAAACCAGGTGGACGGTTCTTATTTATTGAACACGTTGCCGCACCTCAAGGGACTGTATTGCGACAAGTACAAAGCGCAATTCGTCCGACTTGGCAAGTGATAGGTGACGGTTGCCATCCAGATAGAGAAACTTTGATTGCTTTAGAAAATGCTGGTTTTGCTAGTATTAATTATGAGCGATTTGATGCACAATTGCCGATTGTTAGTCCTCATATTATCGGCGTAGCTACCAATTAA
- a CDS encoding transposase encodes MPDILSLLQCLLPQINATTMRQLNQIILAMLALSGRVTMLGIARWAGDGGSYRTMGRFFSTVIPWATLFWLFFRQHLWRKNDVYLLAGDEVVVSKSGKQTYGVDRFFSSLASKPINGLSFFVLSLVSVEGRQSFPIGIEQVIKSDAQINNTLPIKKVKAKEKRGRGRPKGSKNKNKTEVILTSELLLIKKRINSLFELVANFIPLTYLVVDGHFGNNNALQMVRQVNLHIISKLRHDSSLYIPYENPDSNKRSRRKYGEKLDYRNLPEKYLCKSDIEDGIQTDIYQATLLHKEFAQSLNVVILVKTNLKANIRSHVILFSSDLDLTADRIIDYYKLRFQIEFNFRDAKQFWGLEDFMNLSQTAVTNAANIAFFMVNLSHHLLADFRKHNPGSGIIDLKAYYRGFRYVHEMLKILPQKPEPILLAQIFAKLTSLGRIHPLSTGVEPS; translated from the coding sequence ATGCCCGATATCTTATCACTCCTGCAATGCCTGCTACCGCAGATAAACGCGACAACGATGCGGCAATTGAACCAAATTATCCTGGCAATGTTAGCTCTAAGTGGTCGAGTCACGATGTTGGGAATTGCCCGTTGGGCAGGTGATGGCGGTAGCTATCGGACAATGGGGAGATTTTTTTCTACAGTAATACCTTGGGCAACATTGTTTTGGCTGTTTTTTCGTCAACATTTGTGGCGAAAAAATGATGTGTATTTGCTTGCAGGAGATGAAGTTGTAGTTAGTAAATCGGGGAAGCAAACTTACGGAGTAGATAGATTTTTTTCTAGCCTGGCTAGTAAACCAATTAATGGTTTATCTTTCTTCGTATTGTCATTAGTAAGCGTAGAAGGAAGGCAATCATTTCCGATTGGAATAGAACAGGTAATTAAAAGTGATGCCCAAATAAATAACACCTTGCCAATCAAAAAAGTAAAAGCTAAAGAGAAACGTGGACGGGGACGACCGAAAGGCAGTAAGAATAAAAACAAAACCGAAGTGATATTAACATCTGAACTCTTGTTAATTAAAAAGAGGATTAACTCACTATTTGAGCTAGTAGCTAACTTTATCCCCTTGACATACTTGGTAGTAGATGGTCATTTTGGTAACAACAATGCCTTGCAGATGGTACGACAAGTTAACTTGCACATAATTTCCAAGCTGCGCCATGATTCATCATTATACATCCCTTATGAAAATCCTGACTCGAATAAACGTTCTCGTCGTAAATACGGGGAAAAACTAGACTACCGTAATCTACCTGAGAAATATTTGTGTAAAAGTGATATTGAAGATGGAATTCAAACTGATATTTATCAAGCTACTCTTCTTCACAAAGAATTTGCTCAGTCTCTCAATGTAGTTATTTTAGTCAAAACTAATCTTAAAGCCAATATACGTAGCCATGTAATTTTATTTTCCAGCGACTTAGATTTGACGGCTGACAGAATTATTGACTATTACAAGCTTCGTTTCCAAATCGAGTTTAATTTTCGGGATGCCAAGCAATTCTGGGGCTTGGAAGATTTTATGAATCTGAGCCAAACTGCTGTGACTAATGCTGCTAATATTGCATTCTTTATGGTCAATTTATCCCATCATCTTCTAGCTGATTTCCGTAAACATAATCCTGGTTCTGGCATTATTGACCTGAAAGCTTATTACCGTGGTTTTCGATATGTTCATGAAATGTTAAAAATACTTCCTCAAAAGCCTGAGCCTATTTTACTAGCCCAAATTTTTGCCAAGCTCACTTCTTTGGGACGTATTCATCCCCTTTCCACAGGTGTTGAACCCTCGTAA
- a CDS encoding tetratricopeptide repeat protein, which produces MKSKNQAVFALIVKSTIVFLPLLLSVGIANGQSAPSLSPALTQISVLSNQEREELARLRAEKRIQQQVQSDFNSAFSRTTILLNVWLVILSLFPVAIIALFWLLRRVVIREIVDRAMQQLQGMEKLQNQLATVKQEAENVIQDAKKINDELERETVSLQQKIKSEQENFSTLTSELDLAKSQVLSRLESQLKKSQENIESLESHFATVVSKLELDAQQQTDVALENLGNLASVLTQELSNLKLGVQQQQELAVADLQVSRSEFISQLSGWQSDAQKQKDIVFEKLAKLQSEFANQLSELQVDTHDKKENAFESLGKLDNELKSQLSELQADAQEQKNKIVESLAALQSEFAEQLSELQLDAQKRKVLIIENLEKSASEFSSQFSELQWNAQQQKIIILEKLERLETEFVSQLSELQLDAEERKDLILQELTEITPESILEAVNYEVKEEKEVEEPPQQPELTAEEYVKEGDELFSKRRYEDAIAAYNQAVKIQPDEPVAWLKRGLTLGRLKRYKDAIASYERAIQIQPDYHQAWCDRGVAFGKLQQHQQAFASFEKATQIKPDDAVAWLNCGLSLVALEKYEEAIVSFDKALEFQPNSPKIWDKRGYTLVRLGRDDEAIASFNKTLEIKPDYASAYYNKAACYALQRQVELSLATLKQAIELDPRYKEDAATDLDFDDIADDERFKQLVTA; this is translated from the coding sequence ATGAAGAGCAAAAATCAAGCTGTTTTCGCTTTAATTGTAAAAAGTACTATTGTCTTTTTACCCTTACTATTATCCGTTGGAATTGCCAATGGGCAATCTGCACCATCACTTTCCCCAGCACTAACCCAGATTTCGGTGTTGTCGAATCAGGAACGGGAAGAATTAGCACGACTAAGAGCAGAAAAGCGAATTCAACAGCAAGTCCAATCTGATTTTAATAGCGCTTTTAGCCGTACAACTATTTTACTCAATGTCTGGCTAGTTATATTAAGCCTATTTCCAGTCGCAATCATTGCTTTATTTTGGCTTCTCCGACGGGTGGTAATCCGTGAAATTGTTGATAGAGCGATGCAACAATTACAGGGAATGGAAAAATTACAAAATCAGCTAGCCACCGTTAAACAAGAGGCTGAAAATGTTATTCAAGATGCTAAAAAAATAAATGATGAATTAGAACGGGAAACGGTTAGTTTACAACAAAAAATTAAAAGCGAACAAGAAAATTTCTCTACCCTGACATCGGAACTAGATTTAGCTAAATCACAGGTATTAAGTAGATTAGAAAGTCAACTCAAAAAATCTCAAGAAAATATAGAAAGTTTAGAGTCACATTTTGCTACTGTTGTATCTAAATTAGAGCTTGATGCTCAACAACAAACAGATGTAGCGCTGGAAAATCTAGGAAATTTAGCATCTGTTCTGACACAAGAGTTGTCTAATTTAAAGTTAGGTGTACAACAACAGCAAGAGCTAGCCGTTGCTGATTTACAAGTATCAAGGTCTGAGTTCATATCTCAACTTTCTGGATGGCAGTCTGATGCTCAAAAGCAAAAGGATATAGTTTTTGAAAAATTGGCTAAATTGCAGTCAGAATTTGCCAATCAATTATCAGAATTACAAGTAGATACTCACGACAAAAAAGAGAACGCATTTGAGAGTTTAGGAAAGTTAGATAATGAATTAAAATCTCAGTTATCAGAACTACAGGCGGATGCTCAGGAGCAAAAAAATAAAATTGTTGAAAGTTTAGCAGCATTACAGTCAGAGTTTGCTGAACAACTATCTGAATTACAATTAGATGCTCAAAAGCGCAAAGTGTTAATTATTGAAAATTTAGAAAAATCTGCTTCTGAATTTAGTTCGCAATTTTCAGAATTGCAATGGAATGCTCAACAACAAAAAATTATTATTTTGGAGAAGTTAGAAAGATTAGAAACTGAGTTTGTCTCTCAACTCTCTGAGTTACAATTGGATGCCGAAGAAAGAAAGGATCTTATTCTTCAAGAACTAACTGAAATTACACCTGAATCTATCTTAGAAGCGGTGAATTATGAAGTTAAGGAAGAAAAAGAAGTAGAGGAACCGCCACAACAACCAGAATTGACTGCTGAGGAGTATGTAAAAGAGGGAGATGAGCTGTTTTCTAAAAGGCGCTATGAAGATGCGATCGCAGCTTACAACCAAGCGGTTAAAATCCAACCTGATGAACCTGTGGCTTGGTTAAAACGAGGTCTAACTCTCGGAAGGTTGAAACGCTACAAAGATGCGATCGCATCCTACGAGCGAGCTATTCAGATTCAACCAGATTACCATCAAGCTTGGTGCGATCGCGGCGTTGCTTTTGGGAAATTACAACAGCATCAGCAAGCCTTTGCTTCATTCGAGAAAGCTACACAAATCAAGCCTGATGATGCTGTTGCTTGGTTAAATTGCGGTCTTTCTCTCGTAGCATTGGAAAAATATGAAGAGGCAATAGTGTCTTTTGATAAAGCGCTAGAATTTCAACCCAATTCTCCCAAAATCTGGGATAAACGCGGTTATACCTTGGTAAGATTGGGACGCGATGATGAAGCGATCGCTAGTTTTAACAAAACTTTAGAAATTAAGCCAGATTATGCCAGTGCCTATTACAACAAAGCAGCCTGTTACGCACTGCAAAGACAAGTTGAACTATCTTTGGCAACTCTGAAACAGGCAATTGAACTCGATCCCAGGTATAAAGAAGACGCAGCAACTGACCTAGATTTTGATGATATTGCCGATGATGAGCGCTTTAAGCAGTTAGTTACAGCGTGA
- a CDS encoding phosphodiester glycosidase family protein yields MRKIKLPTLILISLAMVLWLNLRSSTQSISTVVSSPPKSIRYFERTLPQSIAHVLFIPVNSKFLVTPALSQKVATVEEFAQKHRAVAILNAGFFDPANQKTTSYVILQRKLVADPKENERLVNNPNLKSYLSQIFNRTEFRRYSCGQTVRYDIVLHSASQPAGCQLVDAIGAGPSLLPELTLEKEGFVDNANKRDALGSNQPNARTAVGITHDGSVVLVMVAQKPSAPANGISLPALANFMKTLGADKAMNLDGGSSSSLYYNGKTFYGKVDLEGNPIKRPVKSVLLVQEN; encoded by the coding sequence GTGAGGAAAATCAAACTACCGACTTTGATATTAATTAGTTTGGCAATGGTTTTGTGGTTGAATTTGCGTTCTTCAACACAGTCAATATCAACTGTTGTATCTTCACCACCAAAAAGTATCCGCTACTTCGAGCGCACATTACCCCAAAGCATCGCTCACGTTCTGTTTATTCCAGTTAATAGCAAATTTTTGGTAACTCCTGCACTATCGCAAAAGGTAGCCACAGTAGAGGAATTTGCCCAAAAGCATCGAGCCGTAGCTATCTTGAACGCAGGCTTTTTTGACCCAGCCAACCAAAAAACTACATCTTATGTGATCTTACAAAGAAAGTTGGTAGCTGACCCGAAGGAAAACGAGCGGCTGGTGAACAATCCCAACTTAAAATCTTACCTAAGTCAAATTTTCAATCGCACAGAATTTCGCCGCTACTCATGTGGACAGACCGTTCGCTATGATATTGTCCTGCACAGTGCGTCACAGCCAGCAGGTTGTCAGTTAGTCGATGCCATAGGCGCTGGCCCAAGCCTATTACCAGAACTCACTTTAGAAAAAGAAGGTTTTGTAGATAATGCCAATAAACGAGATGCACTTGGCAGCAACCAACCCAACGCCAGAACTGCCGTTGGTATCACCCATGATGGCAGCGTTGTTCTAGTTATGGTCGCTCAAAAACCCTCTGCTCCTGCTAATGGGATATCCTTACCAGCACTAGCTAATTTTATGAAAACTCTTGGTGCTGATAAAGCGATGAATTTGGATGGAGGAAGTTCGTCTTCGCTTTATTACAATGGCAAAACCTTTTACGGGAAGGTTGATTTGGAGGGAAATCCTATCAAGCGTCCCGTGAAGTCAGTTTTGCTGGTTCAGGAAAACTAG
- a CDS encoding phosphate-starvation-inducible PsiE family protein — protein sequence MYKSVENTPITMYEINRGRVVRSLEFIQDVIVISLCIGLFSFMVLQVRDMFLSLLPPLDFHAVTADILFLLILVELFRLLIIYLQEHRVSIGVAVEVSIVSALREVIVKGVLETSWSQVLATCAFLLVLGVLLFLRVWLPPTFEGIDPEQEVSKRYRSRAKSELIQNNGH from the coding sequence ATGTATAAATCTGTTGAAAATACCCCGATTACCATGTACGAAATCAATCGTGGGCGTGTTGTCCGAAGCTTGGAATTTATCCAAGATGTAATTGTAATTTCTTTGTGTATCGGTTTATTTAGCTTCATGGTGCTTCAGGTGAGAGATATGTTTCTCTCCTTACTTCCACCTTTAGATTTTCATGCTGTTACTGCTGATATTCTCTTTTTGCTCATATTAGTTGAGCTATTCCGATTGTTGATTATTTACTTGCAAGAACATCGAGTATCTATTGGGGTAGCTGTTGAAGTTTCCATCGTTTCTGCTTTGCGAGAAGTCATTGTTAAAGGTGTCTTAGAAACAAGTTGGAGTCAAGTTTTAGCAACTTGTGCCTTTTTATTAGTCCTGGGAGTACTACTATTTCTCCGAGTTTGGCTACCCCCTACCTTTGAAGGTATCGACCCGGAACAAGAAGTATCTAAACGCTATAGAAGCCGAGCCAAGTCTGAATTAATACAAAACAATGGCCATTAA
- a CDS encoding 1-aminocyclopropane-1-carboxylate deaminase/D-cysteine desulfhydrase produces the protein MSVIFFPPPIQQINSEIIRSAGVDLYVLRLDLMHPWVNGNKWFKLKYNLLEAKEKNFTTLLTFGGAYSNHIYATAAAGNLFGFRTIGVIRGEERLPLNPTLNFAVQQGMQLVYTNREMYRQRNTPVVEEYLQQRFGEVFIIPEGGSNLNGVRGCMEIIGDAMSTAVTERSRSAGYAYAFDRICVACGTATTLTGIALSLHQGQRAIAFPVLKNGSFLAQEIESLLTNYLASDLPTPSNSPAFWELVCDYHFGGYAKVNKELLLFSQQFREEHGIPLDYVYTAKMFYGVMDLLKQGFFSKGDSLLLVHTGGLQGNVGMEERFQRM, from the coding sequence ATGTCTGTAATATTTTTTCCACCTCCCATACAACAAATCAACAGCGAAATCATCCGTAGCGCTGGTGTTGATCTGTATGTACTACGCCTGGATCTCATGCACCCGTGGGTTAACGGCAATAAGTGGTTCAAGCTGAAATACAATCTTTTGGAGGCCAAGGAGAAAAATTTCACAACGCTGCTTACTTTTGGCGGCGCTTATTCCAATCACATCTATGCAACTGCGGCGGCTGGTAATCTTTTCGGTTTTCGTACCATCGGCGTAATTCGTGGGGAGGAGAGACTACCATTAAACCCGACGCTGAATTTTGCTGTACAACAGGGTATGCAGCTTGTGTATACGAACCGCGAAATGTATCGACAGCGCAACACACCAGTGGTAGAGGAATATCTGCAACAACGCTTCGGTGAAGTGTTTATCATTCCCGAAGGCGGGAGTAATTTAAATGGTGTGCGCGGCTGTATGGAGATCATTGGTGATGCGATGTCTACGGCGGTCACTGAACGCAGTCGAAGTGCTGGCTACGCCTACGCATTTGATCGTATATGCGTAGCCTGCGGTACAGCTACCACACTTACTGGGATTGCGCTTTCATTGCATCAAGGACAAAGAGCGATCGCTTTTCCCGTTCTGAAAAATGGCTCATTTCTTGCACAAGAAATCGAAAGTCTGCTGACAAATTACCTCGCCTCTGATTTACCCACACCATCTAACTCCCCTGCTTTTTGGGAATTGGTATGTGATTACCACTTTGGCGGCTATGCAAAGGTGAACAAGGAGTTATTATTGTTCAGCCAACAGTTCAGGGAGGAACATGGCATACCTCTTGATTACGTATATACCGCCAAAATGTTTTACGGTGTGATGGATTTACTAAAACAGGGATTTTTTAGTAAAGGCGATTCGTTGCTGCTGGTACACACAGGAGGCTTACAGGGCAATGTCGGCATGGAAGAAAGGTTTCAAAGAATGTAG
- a CDS encoding DUF1565 domain-containing protein, giving the protein MVNSTLVVTLYINPMKGNDTNTGSRLSPFKSLTRALKITKIPTIIHLEPGTYSAASGEVFPLIIPEGATVMGNEVNKGADIVICGSGEYQSPSFGIQNITLLLLDDASLLGVTVTNPSAKGTGIWIESAAPTLANNTLRDCGREGVFVTGAAKPEILDNIFVQNTASGLVIAGHSQGEVLWNLFERNPLGIAISDFATPTIANNKLSENRTAIALSRNAQPVLRQNLITKNTQGGLLVNGNAIPDLGNTQDSADNIFRDNSEFDLYNATKQKLISVGNHLNPFLVKGLAELIPANPVAVSTNLSDAPAPAPSQKLPAPVQLDAHWAEPFIQALVSMDLTHRFADGSYQPDQPMTRAQYASLVAIAFNPFPKISAPDFTDVPKDFWAYSAIQVAASGGFVGGFSDRTFRPNQHVQRLQVIVSLVNGLGLAAIDSDILEIYSDRHTIPDYARKAVATATQQKIIVNYPDPQLLAPLRLATRGEVAAMVYQALVAIGRTSAIKSFYVGLHSRS; this is encoded by the coding sequence ATGGTGAACTCTACCCTCGTCGTCACACTCTATATCAACCCCATGAAAGGGAATGATACTAATACTGGTTCACGGTTGAGTCCGTTTAAAAGCCTCACCCGTGCCTTAAAAATAACCAAAATCCCGACGATAATTCATCTTGAGCCGGGGACTTACAGCGCTGCTAGTGGTGAGGTGTTCCCACTGATTATCCCTGAAGGGGCAACAGTGATGGGTAACGAAGTTAATAAAGGTGCAGATATTGTAATTTGCGGGAGTGGCGAATATCAAAGTCCCAGCTTTGGTATACAAAATATTACGCTGCTCTTGCTAGATGATGCCAGTCTTTTAGGTGTGACTGTCACTAATCCCTCAGCTAAAGGTACTGGTATTTGGATTGAATCGGCTGCACCTACTTTAGCGAATAATACTTTGAGGGACTGTGGGCGGGAAGGCGTGTTTGTCACTGGTGCTGCCAAACCCGAAATTTTAGATAACATATTTGTGCAAAATACTGCTAGCGGGTTGGTGATAGCAGGTCATAGCCAGGGAGAAGTACTGTGGAATTTATTTGAAAGAAACCCTTTAGGTATAGCAATTAGTGACTTTGCTACTCCGACGATCGCAAATAACAAATTATCAGAAAATCGTACCGCGATCGCACTTTCTCGCAACGCCCAACCGGTGCTGCGTCAAAATCTCATTACTAAAAATACCCAAGGTGGTCTATTAGTCAATGGCAATGCAATTCCTGATTTAGGCAATACCCAAGATTCTGCTGATAATATTTTTCGTGATAATAGTGAATTTGATTTGTATAATGCTACTAAACAAAAGCTAATTTCCGTAGGTAATCATTTGAATCCTTTTCTAGTCAAGGGCTTGGCAGAATTGATCCCAGCCAATCCAGTAGCGGTTAGCACTAATTTATCTGACGCTCCGGCTCCGGCACCATCTCAAAAACTCCCCGCGCCTGTTCAACTAGATGCACATTGGGCAGAACCATTTATCCAGGCATTAGTAAGCATGGATTTAACTCATCGTTTTGCCGATGGTAGCTACCAGCCAGATCAACCCATGACTCGCGCCCAGTATGCATCTCTGGTAGCGATCGCCTTTAACCCATTTCCCAAAATCTCAGCACCCGATTTTACGGATGTCCCCAAGGATTTTTGGGCTTATAGCGCTATCCAAGTGGCGGCTAGTGGTGGCTTTGTTGGCGGATTTAGCGATCGCACTTTTCGCCCCAATCAGCATGTCCAACGCCTACAGGTGATTGTCTCCCTAGTAAACGGACTGGGACTAGCAGCTATTGATAGCGATATTTTAGAAATATATAGCGATCGGCATACCATTCCCGACTACGCCCGAAAAGCCGTAGCCACTGCTACACAACAAAAAATCATCGTTAATTACCCAGATCCCCAACTACTTGCACCTTTACGTTTGGCTACACGCGGCGAAGTTGCAGCAATGGTTTATCAAGCATTAGTTGCCATTGGACGAACATCTGCGATTAAATCATTCTATGTAGGGTTGCATTCTAGAAGTTGA